The following coding sequences lie in one Oncorhynchus masou masou isolate Uvic2021 chromosome 20, UVic_Omas_1.1, whole genome shotgun sequence genomic window:
- the LOC135507168 gene encoding C-type lectin domain family 4 member F-like, translated as MMNEERFDNPIYSSCLGPMGFAEGDRESLRKPCNRTHLSGSECVRRHYILLLCVVVVGCTVAVISLFAQKNNQIAQRQQSNIETSAAEREEIKSLKSEDYSVLLNMILKQEGWRYINSSLYYISTETKSWGESRPYCQRKGLDLVTINSKDEEDFLLEVVRAKNLDVAWIGLSPNNTKEMSTRVKRGVGPEEGAQDEDCAKLTLYETPAVKEVTGRQCGTQKYCICEKYLDVKK; from the exons ATGATGAATGAGGAGAGGTTTGATAATCCCATTTACAGCAGCTGCCTTGGTCCAATGGGCTTCGCCGAAGGAGACCGGGAATCCTTACGGAAACCATGCAACCGAACTCACCTCTCAG GGTCTGAATGCGTCAGAAGACACTACATACTACTGCTGTGTGTGGTAGTAGTGGGGTGTACTGTGGCTGTCATAAGTCTGTTTGCCCAGAAAAACAATCAAATTGCACAGAGACAGCAGTCAAATATTGAAACCTCCgcggcagagagagaagagattaaGTCTCTGAAATCAGAGGACTACAGCGTTCTTCTAAATATGATTTTAAAGCAGG AAGGGTGGAGGTATATCAACTCCAGTTTGTACTACATCTCTACTGAGACCAAGTCCTGGGGTGAGAGCAGACCTTACTGCCAACGGAAGGGATTGGACCTGGTGACCATAAACAGCAAAGACGAAgag GACTTTCTCCTTGAAGTGGTCCGTGCTAAGAATTTGGATGTAGCCTGGATTGGTTTGTCTCCCAACAACACAAAGGAGATGTCAACACG GGTGAAGAGAGGTGTGGGGCCAGAGGAAGGTGCTCAGGACGAGGACTGTGCTAAGCTTACGCTATATGAGACACCTGCAGTGAAAGAAGTAACCGGGAGACAATGTGGGACACAAAAATACTGTATTTGTGAAAAATACCTGGATGTCAAAAAGTGA